In Deinococcus terrestris, one DNA window encodes the following:
- the tatA gene encoding twin-arginine translocase TatA/TatE family subunit, whose product MPGPMELILILLVVALIFGAKKLPELGKGLGQGIREFKSETRDPAPPPQATTPLSDVTVTDVQARPLDAEAAPAAAERDHRA is encoded by the coding sequence ATGCCCGGTCCAATGGAACTGATTCTGATTCTGCTTGTCGTCGCCCTGATTTTCGGGGCCAAGAAACTGCCTGAACTCGGCAAGGGGCTGGGGCAGGGCATCCGCGAATTCAAGAGCGAGACGCGCGACCCCGCCCCGCCCCCCCAGGCCACCACGCCCCTGAGCGACGTGACGGTCACCGACGTGCAGGCCCGCCCGCTGGACGCCGAAGCGGCCCCAGCCGCCGCCGAGCGCGACCACCGCGCCTGA